Proteins encoded in a region of the Macrobrachium nipponense isolate FS-2020 chromosome 39, ASM1510439v2, whole genome shotgun sequence genome:
- the LOC135210314 gene encoding LOW QUALITY PROTEIN: hexosaminidase D-like (The sequence of the model RefSeq protein was modified relative to this genomic sequence to represent the inferred CDS: deleted 1 base in 1 codon): MIPRRSTRLLFFFLFSVVVIFVLYLSAPYEEPKHIVPEPISDVVKTRKAHSDDDELMTQSPDHVRKQKEYESRILANIQKMTVHKQLKRKMDHDPLGVILHKTPSLLDGLGRVRDMEGQDLALRNNAVMENQLKHKIVHLDLKGAPPKIEYLKKLFPLLSSLGATGLLMEYEDMFPYWGKLEFLSAQNAYAKGDIADIMEIARKSNLEVIPLVQTFGHMEHVLKLKEFAEVREVPNYPQVICPTHNKTMPLIMMMIDQILEMHPGINWLHIGSDEVYNLGECPRCQQYLIHQRYGKSDLFLHHIKKVARYVKDTYDIQPIMWDDEFRKVPLRAIQDAGIGNLVEIMVWKYSKGIMVDLRSDIWEKYSIAFNGIWLASAFKGAASPESYITDINERLTNHKEWMEVFDMYKSTIPFRGITLTGWQRFDHFAVLCELLPQAIPSLAVNLMYINERKADHAALGKVGSLLKCNSFLNLDLKYLEYANKCDFPGSDVYEMSQKLYILKKDIDSMMHNPHVTGWVTDYNIDHNFASPQHVEQGLQDLSMLLFDFTQLVVDAEKALSNTFDEHTVKEWISLNLKPTLAKLQKLQAASTKLQEMTFWPRRPLDSELTKEL, encoded by the exons ATGATTCCAAGAAGGAGCACTAggttactgttttttttcctattttctgttGTTGTAATATTTGTGTTATACTTGTCAGCTCCATATGAAGAACCTAAACATATAGTACCAGAGCCTATAAGTGATGTTGTCAAGACTAGGAAAGCTCATTCAGATGATGATGAACTCATGACTCAAAGCCCAGATCATGTAAGAAAGCAGAAGGAGTATGAAAGCAGGATCTTGGCTAACATTCAGAAGATGACGGTGCACAAACAGTTGAAGCGCAAAATGGATCATGATCCGCTGGGTGTTATTTTGCATAAAACTCCAAGTCTTTTAGATGGCCTTGGTAGGGTTCGTGACATGGAAGGCCAAGACTTGGCTCTTCGAAATAATGCTGTGATGGAAAACCAGCTCAAGCACAAAATTGTTCACCTCGATTTGAAAGGTGCACCTCCTAAAATTGAATACCTCAAAAAGCTCTTCCCACTCCTTAGTTCTTTAGGGGCTACAGGTTTACTGATGGAGTATGAGGACATGTTTCCATATTGGGGCAAGCTTGAATTTTTGTCAGCTCAAAATGCATATGCTAAAGGAGATATTGCTGATATAATGGAAATAGCTCGTAAAAGTAATTTAGAAGTCATACCTTTAGTCCAGACGTTTGGTCACATGGAACATGTATTGAAGTTGAAAGAATTTGCAGAAGTGCGGGAGGTTCCAAACTATCCTCAGGTTATCTGTCCCACTCATAATAAGACCATGCccctgataatgatgatgattgatcAGATATTAGAAATGCATCCTGGGATCAACTGGTTGCACATTGGATCAGACGAAGTTTATAACTTAGGAGAATGCCCTCGATGTCAGCAGTACTTGATCCATCAAAGGTATGGAAAGAGTGACTTGTTTTTGCATCATATTAAAAAAGTAGCAAGGTACGTCAAGGACACTTATGATATACAGCCTATCATGTGGGATGATGAATTCCGCAAAGTTCCTTTGCGTGCCATTCAGGATGCTGGCATCGGTAACTTAGTCGAAATAATGGTATGGAAGTACAGCAAGGGAATTATGGTTGACTTAAGGTCTGACATATGGGAAAAGTATTCAATAGCATTTAATGGTATATGGTTAGCAAGTGCTTTTAAAGGTGCAGCTTCTCCCGAAAGCTATATAACCGATATAAATGAACGTCTAACGAACCACAAAGAATGGATGGAGGTTTTTGATATGTATAAGAGCACTATC CCTTTCAGAGGAATTACACTGACTGGGTGGCAGAGGTTTGATCACTTTGCTGTCTTATGTGAACTCTTACCACAGGCTATTCCTTCACTTGCTGTGAATCTGATGTATATCAATGAGAGGAAAGCTGACCATGCTGCTCTTGGAAAAGTTGGTAGTCTGCTTAAGTGTAACTCATTCCTTAATTTAGATCTAAAGTATTTAGAGTATGCTAATAAATGTGACTTCCCTGGAAGTGATGTATATGAGATGTCCCAAAAACTTTACATTCTCAAGAAAGACATTGACAGTATGATGCATAATCCACATGTAACTGGATGGGTCACTGATTACAATATTGACCACAACTTTGCTAGCCCCCAGCATGTAGAACAAGGTCTTCAGGATCTCTCTATGCTACTTTTCGATTTCACTCAGTTAGTGGTAGATGCAGAAAAGGCATTGAGTAATACGTTTGATGAGCATACTGTGAAAGAATGGATCTCTCTCAACCTGAAGCCAAcattggccaaactgcaaaagCTCCAAGCAGCAAGCACAAAGCTTCAAGAAATGACATTTTGGCCCAGAAGACCTCTTGATTCAGAACTTACCAAGGAACTGTAA